In the genome of Catenulispora sp. EB89, one region contains:
- a CDS encoding amino acid adenylation domain-containing protein: protein MTESFSAVVIGEEPLLVECTRVLLARGHRVLAVVSPEPDLLAWAEGAGLPAVPLAGDLARRLAPLRFDYLFSIANLRMLSAEVLALPTRLPVNFHDGPLPRHAGLFATSWAILDGDEQYGVTWHVIETEADTGDILKQRSVAVDPAGTAHDLNLACFDAALDSFSELVDELAAGTATRTPQDLTLRTYHGRFDGAPRGGLVDWRRPAAELDALVRATTLGHGGNAFGTALLATGPELLAVRGVELTGQPSVAAPGTVVAAGRDVLTVATVDNDIRFTDLATLTGERVDPLALADARFRQFSDAEAAELTEAGRAGLRQERYWRRVLDALSPLSPPRFGALAAVACEPRPVALPPALRTGDAVPEIMALAGVFALLARLARDGERDVALALVPGNALLAADLPLRGPEDALDRTLAELAELVGAEVAAIRNRSPYRRDLPLREPCVTGVARAGLPVAIVLPGGSTGTHALTIGIDTDGAVGFHDCTEQQALWLADRLALFYEQAVAGPDRPVGALGLLHPAEQELLRQWNDTAEDYPRASTVSRLVTDLACAAPDTIAVRSGERTLSYAELDQAADRLAGRLVELGAGPGTFVGVYLARSPELLVSLLAVVKSGAAYLPIDPIYPVGRIRHMLTDSGTRLVLTDASLRDALSDVDVTPVAVSATESAAPPVDRSDPDGDAYLIYTSGSTGLPKGVRVGHRALVNFLCAMARHPGFDSADSLLALTTVCFDIAGLELYLPVIRGGTVEILPEDVAADGFALRQRVEQAQPTVLQATPTSWQMLLAAGWTGAPALRALCGGEALPAELADRLVQQVGALYNMYGPTETTIWSTVDRVRPGEPVTIGRPIANTRCQVLDERGRPVPPGIPGELYLSGDGVANGYLDRPELTAQRFVAMAEEPVAYRTGDLVRYLPDGRLEYLERLDGQIKLNGYRIELGEVESALRRLPGVAAAVALVRLDRLIGYVTGDAGLIAAELRAALRDSLPAYMVPAAVLVLPSLPQTPNGKIDRSALPAPELAGATGTAPRTELERQVAEIWCEVLGLARVGTEDNFFDVGGDSLRLTSVTALLRERLNRPITRLSMFRHPTVRAMAADLAEPGAQPVSRQRRARDTTALAQRRDRKKRQS from the coding sequence ATGACCGAGTCGTTCAGCGCCGTGGTGATCGGTGAGGAGCCGCTGCTGGTCGAGTGCACGCGGGTGCTCCTTGCGCGAGGACACCGGGTTCTGGCGGTGGTCTCGCCCGAACCGGACCTGTTGGCCTGGGCCGAAGGCGCCGGGCTGCCGGCGGTGCCGTTGGCGGGCGATCTCGCCCGACGGTTGGCGCCGCTGCGGTTCGACTACCTGTTCAGCATCGCCAACCTGCGAATGCTCTCGGCCGAGGTGCTCGCCCTGCCGACCCGGCTGCCGGTGAACTTCCACGACGGACCGCTGCCCCGGCACGCGGGCCTGTTCGCGACCAGTTGGGCCATCCTGGACGGCGACGAGCAGTACGGCGTCACCTGGCACGTGATCGAGACCGAGGCCGACACCGGCGACATCCTCAAGCAGCGCTCGGTCGCGGTCGATCCCGCGGGTACGGCGCACGATCTGAACCTGGCCTGTTTCGACGCGGCCTTGGACAGTTTCAGTGAACTGGTCGACGAACTCGCCGCGGGCACGGCGACCCGCACCCCGCAGGATCTCACCCTGCGCACTTATCACGGCCGCTTCGACGGAGCACCACGCGGCGGTCTTGTGGACTGGCGCAGGCCGGCGGCCGAACTCGACGCGCTGGTCCGAGCGACGACGTTGGGCCACGGCGGCAACGCGTTCGGCACCGCGCTGCTCGCGACGGGTCCGGAATTGCTGGCGGTGCGCGGGGTCGAGCTGACCGGCCAGCCCTCCGTCGCCGCGCCCGGCACCGTCGTGGCGGCCGGCCGCGACGTGCTCACCGTGGCCACCGTCGACAACGACATCCGGTTCACGGACCTGGCCACCCTCACCGGCGAGCGCGTCGATCCGCTCGCCCTGGCCGACGCCCGGTTCCGGCAGTTTTCAGACGCCGAGGCCGCCGAGCTGACGGAGGCCGGTCGAGCGGGCTTGCGGCAGGAACGATACTGGCGGCGAGTGCTCGACGCGCTCAGTCCTCTGTCGCCGCCGAGGTTCGGCGCGCTCGCGGCGGTTGCGTGCGAACCGCGCCCGGTGGCGCTGCCCCCGGCCTTGCGGACCGGCGATGCCGTGCCGGAAATCATGGCCTTGGCCGGCGTGTTCGCGTTGCTCGCGCGGCTGGCTCGGGACGGCGAACGCGATGTCGCGCTCGCTCTGGTTCCCGGCAACGCCCTGCTGGCCGCCGACCTGCCGTTGCGTGGACCCGAAGACGCGCTCGACCGGACGCTGGCCGAACTGGCCGAACTGGTCGGGGCCGAGGTTGCGGCGATCAGGAACCGCTCGCCGTACCGGCGGGATCTGCCGCTGCGCGAACCCTGCGTGACCGGGGTCGCCCGGGCCGGGCTGCCGGTCGCGATCGTCCTTCCCGGCGGATCGACCGGGACCCACGCGCTGACCATCGGCATCGACACCGATGGCGCGGTCGGTTTCCACGACTGCACCGAGCAACAGGCGCTGTGGCTGGCCGATCGGCTCGCGCTGTTCTACGAGCAGGCCGTGGCCGGACCCGATCGGCCGGTCGGTGCACTGGGCCTGCTGCACCCGGCCGAGCAGGAGCTGTTGCGGCAGTGGAACGACACGGCCGAGGACTATCCGCGCGCGAGCACGGTGAGCCGGCTGGTCACCGACCTGGCCTGCGCGGCCCCGGACACGATCGCGGTGCGGTCCGGGGAGCGCACGCTCAGCTATGCCGAGCTCGACCAGGCCGCCGACCGGCTGGCCGGTCGCCTCGTCGAGCTCGGTGCGGGCCCCGGCACGTTCGTCGGCGTCTACCTGGCCCGCTCGCCCGAGCTGCTGGTCAGCCTGCTTGCGGTGGTCAAGAGCGGGGCGGCGTACCTGCCGATCGATCCGATCTACCCGGTGGGCCGCATCCGGCACATGCTCACCGACTCCGGCACCCGGCTGGTCCTCACCGACGCGAGCCTGCGCGACGCGCTGTCCGACGTGGACGTCACCCCGGTCGCGGTGAGCGCGACCGAGTCGGCCGCGCCGCCGGTCGACCGGTCGGACCCGGATGGCGACGCCTACCTGATCTACACCTCCGGGTCGACCGGACTTCCCAAGGGGGTTCGCGTCGGCCACCGTGCGCTGGTCAACTTCTTGTGCGCCATGGCCCGGCATCCGGGGTTCGACTCCGCGGACTCGCTGTTGGCACTCACCACGGTGTGCTTCGACATCGCGGGCCTTGAGCTGTACCTGCCGGTCATCCGGGGCGGCACCGTCGAGATCCTGCCGGAGGACGTCGCCGCCGATGGTTTCGCGCTGCGCCAACGCGTCGAGCAGGCCCAACCGACTGTGCTGCAGGCCACGCCGACCAGCTGGCAGATGCTGCTGGCGGCCGGTTGGACCGGTGCACCGGCGCTGCGCGCGCTGTGCGGGGGTGAGGCGCTGCCCGCCGAGCTGGCCGATCGGCTGGTCCAGCAAGTCGGCGCTCTGTACAACATGTACGGCCCGACCGAGACCACCATCTGGTCCACCGTGGACCGGGTTCGACCGGGTGAGCCGGTCACCATCGGGCGCCCGATCGCCAATACCCGGTGCCAGGTGCTCGACGAGCGCGGTCGGCCGGTGCCCCCGGGCATTCCCGGTGAGCTGTACCTCTCCGGCGACGGTGTCGCCAACGGCTACCTCGACCGGCCAGAACTGACCGCGCAGCGGTTCGTCGCTATGGCCGAGGAGCCGGTCGCCTACCGCACTGGCGATCTGGTGCGATACCTGCCTGACGGTCGGCTGGAGTATCTGGAACGACTCGACGGCCAGATCAAGCTCAACGGGTACCGGATCGAACTGGGCGAGGTCGAGTCGGCGCTGCGGCGCCTGCCCGGGGTGGCGGCCGCGGTGGCGCTGGTCCGCCTGGACCGGCTGATCGGCTACGTGACCGGCGACGCCGGACTGATCGCGGCCGAACTGCGGGCCGCGCTGCGCGATAGCCTGCCCGCCTACATGGTGCCCGCCGCGGTGCTGGTGCTGCCGTCGTTGCCGCAAACGCCCAACGGCAAGATCGACCGCAGCGCGCTGCCCGCCCCGGAACTGGCCGGGGCCACCGGCACGGCGCCGCGCACCGAACTGGAACGGCAGGTCGCCGAGATCTGGTGCGAGGTGCTCGGGCTGGCCCGGGTCGGCACCGAGGACAACTTCTTCGACGTCGGCGGGGACTCGCTGCGCCTGACTTCGGTCACGGCCCTGCTGCGCGAGCGACTGAACCGGCCGATCACCCGGCTGAGCATGTTCCGGCATCCCACCGTCCGCGCGATGGCCGCCGACCTGGCCGAACCCGGCGCGCAGCCGGTCAGCCGGCAGCGGCGGGCGCGCGACACGACCGCGCTGGCCCAACGACGCGACCGCAAGAAGCGGCAATCCTGA